The following proteins come from a genomic window of Salvia hispanica cultivar TCC Black 2014 chromosome 4, UniMelb_Shisp_WGS_1.0, whole genome shotgun sequence:
- the LOC125221052 gene encoding uncharacterized protein LOC125221052: MSSNNWWIGSSMNSFKRCNGKQKRRRRRRRRLFARSIIGGPSAVTMSGQTGQRLMEDYFGDNPCYPADIFRRRFRMSQRLFIRIATTLAQRYRCFTLRSDASGRPGLSTYQKCTAAIRQLAYAGPADMFDEYLQLGETTALTTLMQFCNCIQAIFGPEYLRKPTADECQRLIDMHGRVHTFPGMLGSIDCMHWEWRNCPVAWKGQFTSGFKGRHPTMILEAVADYRLRIWHAYFGVAGSNNDINVLDSSHLFNDECQGEGPTVRFTANGTQYNRAYYLADGIYPR; the protein is encoded by the coding sequence ATGAGTTCCAACAATTGGTGGATAGGGAGTTCGATGAACTCGTTCAAGAGGTGCAACGGGAAgcagaagaggaggaggaggcggcggcggcgtttGTTCGCCCGTTCTATCATCGGCGGACCATCTGCCGTGACCATGTCGGGGCAGACAGGCCAGCGGTTGATGGAAGACTACTTTGGCGACAACCCCTGTTACCCAGCAGATATTTTCCGTCGCCGCTTCAGAATGTCGCAACGGTTATTCATCCGTATAGCGACCACATTGGCGCAGCGGTATAGGTGCTTCACATTGCGCAGTGATGCTAGCGGCCGACCCGGGTTGTCGACATATCAGAAGTGTACCGCTGCAATTAGGCAGCTTGCCTATGCCGGACCCgctgatatgttcgacgaatacctacaGTTGGGTGAAACAACGGCCCTAACGACGCTGATGCAGTTTTGTAATTGTATCCAGGCCATCTTCGGTCCGGAGTATCTACGGAAGCCAACTGCCGATGAGTGCCAGAGATTGATAGATATGCACGGGAGAGTGCATACTTTTCCGgggatgttgggcagcatCGATTGCATGCACTGGGAGTGGAGGAACTGCCCGGTTGCTTGGAAGGGGCAGTTCACATCTGGATTCAAAGGGAGACACCCAACAATGATACTGGAAGCTGTTGCTGACTACCGATTGCGAATCtggcatgcatattttggTGTCGcagggtcgaacaacgacatcaacgtacTGGAttcgtctcatctcttcaatGATGAGTGTCAGGGTGAGGGTCCGACTGTCAGATTCACTGCCAACGGGACGCAGTATAATAGGGCATACTACTTAGccgatgggatataccctcgttGA